The Methanomicrobiales archaeon HGW-Methanomicrobiales-1 genome includes a region encoding these proteins:
- a CDS encoding DNA-directed RNA polymerase produces MFGENKFGGQRNFGGARDQGPREMTKTICADCGAECEVPFKPTEGRPVYCRDCLPKHRKPRF; encoded by the coding sequence ATGTTTGGAGAGAATAAATTCGGCGGCCAGAGAAATTTTGGCGGCGCAAGAGACCAGGGCCCACGAGAAATGACAAAAACAATCTGTGCAGACTGTGGGGCAGAATGCGAAGTACCTTTTAAGCCAACCGAGGGCAGGCCTGTATACTGCAGGGACTGCCTCCCGAAACACCGGAAACCCCGGTTCTGA
- a CDS encoding DUF1294 domain-containing protein produces MNWFRVHNEKAITPFHKTKRVTVLSLPVFFAALYAILNTGAFLIFANDKRKAKNNAWRTPENLLLVVAALGPFGAYAAMLLFRHKTRKLKFFLVPVFLIVHVVAIICLLQ; encoded by the coding sequence ATGAATTGGTTCCGGGTTCACAACGAAAAGGCAATAACCCCGTTTCACAAAACAAAAAGAGTGACTGTTCTTTCCTTACCGGTTTTCTTTGCAGCCTTGTACGCCATTCTCAATACTGGTGCGTTTCTTATCTTTGCAAATGACAAGAGGAAAGCAAAAAACAATGCCTGGCGGACTCCGGAGAATCTGCTGCTGGTTGTTGCTGCGCTGGGCCCGTTCGGTGCATATGCAGCGATGTTACTATTCCGGCACAAGACCCGGAAATTAAAATTTTTCCTGGTACCGGTATTTCTGATCGTCCACGTTGTGGCAATCATCTGCCTGCTACAATAA